A window of Cryptomeria japonica chromosome 3, Sugi_1.0, whole genome shotgun sequence contains these coding sequences:
- the LOC131036587 gene encoding pathogenesis-related thaumatin-like protein 3.4 codes for MARAILWILLTTMAVSLYAGVEGVSFDIENQCPFTVWAAGTPFGGGRELRRGQSWRVNVPGGAKGRLWGRTGCSFDGRGRGRCNTGDCGGLLNCQGSGGVPSTLFEYALNQFQNLDFYDISLVDGFNLRMTVILSNSKCKRIACNSDINSKCPRELKVVDGCRSACATFNTPADCCTGSFLDNCPPTGYSKFFKRECPMAYSYAKDDPKSTFTCPGGSNYRIVFCGNGDSQSNSTSTSSGSLYAVE; via the exons ATGGCGCGGGCAATATTGTGGATTTTGCTCACAACAATGGCGGTATCACTCTACGCAG GAGTCGAGGGTGTGAGCTTTGACATAGAAAACCAGTGCCCCTTCACGGTGTGGGCGGCAGGGACTCCGTTTGGGGGAGGGAGAGAGCTACGGAGGGGACAGTCATGGAGAGTGAATGTTCCAGGCGGAGCAAAGGGAAGGTTGTGGGGTCGCACCGGCTGCTCTTTCGATGGCAGAGGTCGAGGGAGATGCAACACTGGCGACTGCGGGGGATTACTCAACTGCCAGGGATCGGGAGGCGTTCCCTCAACGCTCTTTGAGTATGCTCTCAATCAATTCCAGAACTTGGACTTCTACGACATCTCTCTCGTCGATGGATTCAACCTCCGCATGACTGTCATTCTTTCCAATTCAAAGTGCAAAAGAATCGCCTGCAATAGCGACATAAATTCAAAGTGCCCAAGAGAGTTGAAGGTAGTCGATGGGTGCAGAAGTGCGTGTGCTACTTTCAACACGCCAGCCGACTGCTGTACGGGATCCTTCCTCGATAATTGCCCTCCTACAGGCTACTCTAAGTTTTTCAAGCGAGAATGTCCCATGGCCTACAGCTATGCCAAGGATGATCCCAAAAGTACCTTCACTTGCCCCGGGGGCAGCAATTATAGAATTGTTTTCTGCGGTAATGGTGATTCACAGTCTAATTCTACCTCCACTTCAAGTGGAAGTCTTTATGCAGTCGAATAG
- the LOC131036585 gene encoding uncharacterized protein LOC131036585 codes for MRKEVRWKHPKPGWVKMNFDGAARGNPGDSGFGCLIRNESGECKWGMFGALGPLTNNLAEAEAEAMIRGIQLCVSKGEGSKSTDKGITCESGSVTFEETKITDLQREIAEVEGGLVTNISRQGVG; via the exons ATGAGAAAGGAGGTTAGATGGAAACATCCAAAGCCGGGTTGGGTTAAAATGAATTTCGATGGTGCAGCGAGGGGCAACCCGGGGGATTCTGGATTTGGTTGCCTGATTAGGAACGAATCTGGAGAATGTAAATGGGGCATGTTTGGGGCATTGGGCCCCTTAACTAACAATCttgcagaggcagaggcagaggccaTGATAAGAGGGATTCAGTTATGCGTATCTAAAGG GGAAGGGAGCAAATCGACAGATAAAGGAATCACATGTGAGTCCGGATCTGTCACCTTTGAAGAGACTAAAATAACAGATTTACAGAGGGAGATTGCCGAAGTTGAGGGAGGTTTGGTTACCAATATCTCTAGACAGGGAGTGGGATGA